Proteins from one Impatiens glandulifera chromosome 2, dImpGla2.1, whole genome shotgun sequence genomic window:
- the LOC124925494 gene encoding serine/threonine-protein kinase STN7, chloroplastic: MATVAGGGGGAGLVGGGGVRPRPPPSHSLFLGKKLKLIRPNSNSIIWKPKFPATTVKAAGVEFLGGFVHDLFVGVGVGLPCTVMECGDIIYRSTLPRSNAITLTVPGGILALGAISYLWATPGVAPGFWDMFVLAFIERLFRPTFKKDDFVLGKKLGEGSFGVVYRVSLAKKPNSKEGDLVLKKATEYGAVEIWMNERARRACSSSCADFLYGFLENSSKKGAEYWLIWKYEGESTLADLLQSRDFPYNVEAMILGEVQSLPKGIERENRIIQTIIRQLLFALDGLHSTGIVHRDIKPQNIIFSEGSRTFKIIDLGAATDLRVGINYIPKEFLLDPRYAAPEQYIMSTQTPSAPSAPVATVLSPVLWQLNLPDRFDIYSTGLIFLQMAFPCFRSDSSLIQFNRQLKRCDYDLVSWRKTVEPRASPDLRRGFELLDLDGGIGWELLTSMVRYKARQRLSAKAALAHPYFDREGQLALSIMQNLRLQFFRATQQDYGEAAKWIIQLMAKSGTERDGGFTEAQLQELREMVPSKKSTAERNVLASALKVQRKIIRTLNESVGELNQRRKSLWWSRWIPREE, encoded by the exons ATGGCTACTGTTgccggaggaggaggaggagctGGACTTgttggaggaggaggagtaAGACCCAGGCCACCACCATCTCATTCTCTCTTTCTTGGAAAAAAGCTCAAATTGATCAGACCCAATTCAAATTCCATCATCTGGAAGCCAAAATTCCCCGCCACGACGGTTAAAGCTGCCGGAGTCGAATTCCTCGGTGGTTTCGTCCACGACCTATTTGTTGGCGTTGGCGTGGGGCTTCCTTGTACAGTAATGGAGTGTGGAGATATAATTTATAGAAGCACACTTCCCAGATCGAACGCAATCACACTAACTGTACCTGGTGGTATTTTAGCTCTTGGAGCGATTTCTTACCTATGGGCTACTCCGGGTGTTGCTCCGGGTTTCTGGGATATGTTCGTTCTCGCTTTTATTGAGAGGCTTTTCCGACCCACTTTTAAAAAG GATGATTTTGTGTTGGGGAAGAAGTTGGGTGAGGGATCATTCGGTGTGGTTTACAGAGTTTCACTGGCTAAGAAGCCAAATTCCAag GAAGGTGATTTAGTGTTGAAGAAGGCTACTGAATATGGTGCAGTAGAGATATGGATGAACGAGCGTGCAAGAAGAGCTTGTTCAAGTAGCTGTGCCGATTTCCTGTATGGCTTCCTTGAG AATTCTTCAAAGAAAGGAGCTGAATATTGGCTCATATGGAAGTACGAAGGTGAATCCACGCTAGCAGATCTGTTGCAGAGTAGAGATTTTCCATACAAT GTGGAAGCCATGATTCTTGGAGAAGTGCAGTCTTTGCCCAAGGGAATAGAAAGGGAGAACAGAATTATCCAGACAATCATCAGACAACTCTTATTTGCACTTGATGGGCTGCACTCTACTGGAATTGTTCATAGAGATATTAAGCCCCAGAATATCATTTTCTCTGAAG GGTCTCGCACATTCAAGATAATTGATCTAGGAGCTGCAACCGATCTGAGAGTTGGAATCAATTATATACCAAAGGAGTTTCTTCTAGATCCAAG ATATGCTGCTCCAGAGCAATACATTATGAGCACACAGACTCCTTCTGCACCCTCTGCACCTGTAGCAACAGTGCTATCCCCAGTTCTATGGCAG CTCAATCTGCCAGACAGGTTCGATATCTACAGTACTGGGCTCATTTTCCTGCAGATG GCATTCCCATGTTTTCGCAGCGACAGTAGCCTAATACAATTCAACCGTCAATTGAAGAGATGCGACTATGATTTGGTTAGCTGGAGGAAGACAGTAGAACCCAGAGCGAGCCCGGATCTTCGCAGGGGGTTTGAGTTACTGGATTTAGATGGTGGGATAGGATGGGAGCTTCTGACTTCAATGGTTAGATACAAAGCTAGGCAGAGATTGAGTGCAAAAGCAGCCTTAGCCCATCCATACTTTGATAGGGAAGGTCAGCTAGCGCTGTCCATCATGCAGAATCTAAGGCTTCAATTCTTTAGAGCCACACAGCAGGATTATGGTGAAGCTGCAAAGTGGATCATTCAGTTAATGGCTAAATCTGGTACAGAACGAGATGGAGGGTTCACTGAAGCACAACTTCAGGAGTTAAGG GAGATGGTGCCGAGTAAGAAGTCAACAGCAGAAAGGAACGTTCTTGCATCTGCTTTGAAAGTGCAGAGGAAAATCATTAGAACATTGAATGAGAGTGTGGGTGAACTTAACCAACGGAGGAAGAGTCTATGGTGGAGCAGATGGATCCCTAGAGAGGAATGa
- the LOC124926249 gene encoding receptor-like protein 4, which translates to MSDRFYTAGSTGLVSEPLRFNRIQEKTIRYFPISAGKKNCYIVPVPVGRYFIRTFTVYDNYDGKSHPPSFDLSVEGTLVFSWRSPWPDDIARSGAYSDLLAFVSDGEADICFYSIATDPPLIASIEIIQIDPASYDSESIGNTSVLVNYGRLSSGSNQWGAGFSNDTDVFGRSWQSDAEFLSSNKAGIKAVSALRDVVNTEQSPNYFPKKLYQTALTVTGKGTIEYELQVDAKSNYLIWLHFAEIDVSITKSGQRLFDVVINDKNVASIDIFKQVGSFAAFSWHYILKNLSSTVLSVKLLPVVGAPIICGIETYAIVPAELSTIPDQAIAMKALKETLRVPDRMGWNGDPCAPTNWDAWEGVTCHTITNDSALVVSKIDLGSQGLKGYISDKIGLLTNLVSLNLSSNSLEGNLPTGLAQMFLTKLDLSNNKFTGVIPESLSSSHLQLVLLNDNLLEGRVPEDLYSIGVHGGTIDLSDNKGLCGVPPLPDCPLFWGTRGLSKAGKIAIIISSIFIFCVLLLVLYICIRRRRHEYDFALPHELMSLSAKRNRYQRQKSLMTLEMESQHAKGYIPAPN; encoded by the exons ATGTCCGACAGGTTCTACACTGCCGGTTCGACTGGACTGGTATCCGAACCGCTCCGATTCAATCGCATACAGGAGAAGACAATCCGTTACTTCCCGATCTCAGCCGGAAAGAAGAACTGCTACATAGTTCCTGTTCCCGTTGGAAGATACTTCATCAGGACATTCACCGTCTACGATAACTATGACGGAAAATCTCATCCTCCGAGCTTCGATCTCTCCGTTGAAGGAACTCTTGTTTTCAGCTGGAGGTCACCGTGGCCGGATGATATCGCTAGATCCGGTGCCTATTCTGATCTCCTCGCTTTCGTATCCGACGGTGAGGCCGATATTTGCTTCTACAGCATTGCTACAGATCCGCCATTAATTGCTTCCATAGAGATTATTCAGATAGATCCAGCTTCTTATGATTCCGAATCAATTGGCAACACTTCGGTACTTGTCAACTATGGACGGCTGTCAAGCGGTTCGAACCAGTGGGGTGCGGGGTTCAGCAACGACACCGACGTTTTCGGCCGGTCATGGCAGTCCGATGCTGAATTCCTGTCCTCTAACAAAGCCGGAATTAAAGCCGTCTCTGCGTTAAGAGATGTGGTCAATACAGAACAGAGTCCTAACTATTTCCCGAAGAAATTGTACCAGACAGCATTGACGGTGACTGGAAAAGGAACGATTGAATATGAATTGCAGGTGGATGCGAAGTCGAACTACTTGATTTGGCTGCACTTTGCGGAGATTGACGTGAGTATAACGAAATCAGGGCAGAGGCTATTTGATGTGGTGATTAATGACAAAAATGTTGCTAGCATTGATATTTTTAAGCAAGTTGGGAGTTTTGCTGCATTCAGTTGGCATTACATCCTCAAGAACCTCAGTAGTACGGTTTTGAGTGTGAAGCTTCTCCCCGTTGTTGGTGCACCCATAATTTGCGGGATTGAGACTTATGCAATCGTTCCGGCTGAGCTTTCCACTATTCCTGATCAAG CAATTGCCATGAAAGCACTGAAAGAAACGCTTCGTGTTCCGGATAGAATGGGATGGAATGGTGATCCTTGTGCTCCTACTAACTGGGATGCCTGGGAAGGAGTTACATGCCACACTATTACGAATGATTCTGCTCTTGTGGTCTCGAAAAT AGATCTTGGGAGTCAAGGATTGAAAGGTTATATTAGTGACAAGATTGGTCTTTTGACTAACCTGGTAAGCCT GAACTTAAGTTCTAATTCATTGGAAGGGAATCTACCTACAGGCCTTGCTCagatgtttcttacaaagcT AGATTTATCAAACAACAAGTTTACAGGGGTCATACCAGAGAGTCTATCTTCTTCACATTTGCAGCTTGT GCTGTTGAATGATAACTTATTGGAAGGTCGAGTACCAGAGGATCTCTATTCCATTGGAGTCCATGGTGGAACCATAGA TCTATCAGACAACAAAGGCCTATGTGGTGTACCACCTCTTCCGGATTGTCCTCTCTTTTGGGGAACCCGTGGTTTGTCTAAAGCAGGAAAAATAGCAATAATTATATCGTCAATCTTTATATTTTGCGTCCTCTTACTGGTGCTATACATATGCATCCGTAGACGTCGCCATGAATATGACTTTGCTTTACCCCATGAGCTAATGT CTCTTTCTGCAAAGAGAAACAGATACCAACGACAGAAATCATTGATGACACTTGAAATGGAGAGCCAACACGCCAAAGGGTACATACCGGCTCCAAATTGA